From one Camelus dromedarius isolate mCamDro1 chromosome 32, mCamDro1.pat, whole genome shotgun sequence genomic stretch:
- the LOC105102145 gene encoding LOW QUALITY PROTEIN: putative serine protease 47 (The sequence of the model RefSeq protein was modified relative to this genomic sequence to represent the inferred CDS: substituted 1 base at 1 genomic stop codon), whose translation MGPGRVRAKAQGWVRPGSGRGQAGAWWGSATLTMGTGAWLPEGXGQPVAFLWLLLLPPAATPELRGSSARASVAPGWAPGAGGPVEGGPLTPDVQQLAPGAAEGRGVSTVCGKPKVIGKVYGSQNTAAGQWPWQASLLYQGSHVCGATLINSHWLVSAAHCFLKKSHVLENYRVLLGNTQLYQHTRHTQKIPVSQIIVYPDFDKFHPFGNDIAMLQLLFPVNFTSYIIPACLPAPGMQLPSNLSCWIMGWGMLSEERPLLEPFRLQEGKGGLVENKFCNMLYEQRVGQSRNYSEHEEMLCAGDFSTEKAICRGDSGGPLVCDLTDAWVLVGLASWGLDCRHPIYRSVFTNVSYFIDWMDEIQRLTPLPDAMSAPPQTQFPHQPLQAAGSPGPGTGFVPPQPWPLLLFLLQAPRQALW comes from the exons ATGGGCCCGGGCAGGGTCAGGGCCAAGGCTCAGGGCTGGGTCAGGCCAGGGTCAGGCCGGGGTCAGGCAGGGGCCTGGTGGGGGTCAGCAACCTTGACAATGGGCACGGGGGCATGGCTCCCTGAAGGTTGAGGCCAGCCTGTGGCcttcctctggctgctgctgctgccaccagcGGCCACCCCGGAGCTGCGGGGGTCCTCTGCCAGGGCCTCGGTGGCACCTGGCTGGGCCCCAGGCGCTGGGGGTCCAGTGGAGGGCGGCCCTCTGACCCCTGATGTGCAGCAGCTGGCTCCAGGAGCCGCAG AAGGCAGGGGCGTCTCCACTGTGTGTGGGAAACCCAAGGTGATAGGGAAGGTCTACGGCAGCCAGAACACGGCGGCGGGCCAGTGGCCATGGCAAGCCAGCCTGCTGTACCAGGGCTCACATGTCTGTGGAGCCACCCTCATCAACTCCCACTGGCTGGTTTCTGCTGCCCACTGCTTTCTCAA aaaATCTCACGTCCTGGAGAACTACCGGGTTTTGTTAGGAAACACCCAGCTGTACCAGCACACCAGGCACACCCAGAAGATACCCGTGAGCCAGATTATCGTGTACCCAGACTTTGATAAATTTCACCCTTTTGGGAATGACATAGCTATGTTGCAGCTGCTCTTTCCTGTGAACTTCACCTCCTACATCATCCCCGcctgcctcccagctcctggcatgCAGCTGCCCAGTAACTTGTCCTGCTGGATAATGGGCTGGGGCATGCTCAGTGAGGAAC ggcctcTGCTCGAGCCCTTCCGtctccaggagggaaaggggggcCTCGTTGAGAACAAGTTCTGCAATATGTTATATGAACAAAGAGTTGGCCAAAGCAGGAACTACTCTGAGCACGAGGAGatgctgtgtgctggggactTCTCGACAGAAAAAGCCATCTGCCGC GGTGATTCCGGGGGACCCCTTGTCTGCGACCTCACCGATGCCTGGGTTCTGGTGGGGCTGGCCAGCTGGGGCTTGGACTGCCGACATCCCATCTACCGCAGCGTCTTCACCAATGTCTCCTACTTCATTGACTGGATGGATGAGATCCAGAGGCTCACACCGCTCCCTGATGCCATGTCTGCGCCTCCTCAGACCCAGTTTCCACACCAGCCTCTGCAAGCTGCTGGCTCGCCGGGGCCTGGCACAGGCTTTGTGCCCCCACAGCCTTGGCCCCTGCTGCTGTTTCTGCTCCAGGCCCCACGGCAGGCCCTGTGGTGA